A section of the Ornithinimicrobium sufpigmenti genome encodes:
- a CDS encoding IclR family transcriptional regulator, with the protein MPQPTAPGGHRTVSRVIGILEYVASRPEGARLAEIADAVQAPKSSTHGFLRGLLAAGYVSEGTEKQTYQLGWGAHAMLLSQENSLIELTRAVREEMLDRFNETITLAVRVGDHVVYLESLTPTHAISYQAATRVRRPLWPTSAGKIFLSHLPEPEVGRILLREEAETDLRDVDVELATVRESGLAFNIGESQTDVAAVAVPLAVGGLSAAISIAGPVGRIEEHLPRIGRTATEVVRAVDLTTGGAG; encoded by the coding sequence ATGCCCCAGCCCACTGCCCCTGGAGGTCACCGCACCGTCAGTCGGGTGATCGGCATCCTCGAGTATGTGGCGTCCCGTCCGGAGGGGGCCCGGCTGGCGGAGATCGCCGATGCGGTGCAGGCGCCCAAGTCCAGCACTCACGGCTTCTTGCGAGGTCTGCTCGCCGCGGGCTACGTGTCCGAGGGGACCGAGAAGCAGACCTACCAGCTGGGCTGGGGAGCACACGCGATGCTGCTGTCTCAGGAGAACTCCCTGATCGAGCTGACGCGGGCCGTGCGGGAGGAGATGCTCGACCGGTTCAACGAGACGATCACGCTGGCGGTCCGGGTGGGGGACCACGTGGTCTACCTGGAGAGTCTGACCCCGACGCACGCGATCTCCTACCAGGCAGCCACCAGGGTCCGTCGGCCCCTGTGGCCGACGAGCGCGGGCAAGATCTTCCTGTCGCACCTGCCCGAGCCGGAGGTCGGTCGCATCCTGCTCCGGGAGGAGGCCGAGACCGACCTCCGCGACGTCGATGTGGAGCTGGCGACCGTGCGGGAGAGCGGTCTGGCGTTCAACATCGGCGAGTCGCAGACGGACGTGGCCGCGGTGGCCGTCCCGCTCGCCGTGGGCGGACTCAGCGCGGCGATCTCCATCGCCGGGCCCGTCGGCCGGATCGAGGAGCACCTGCCTCGCATAGGGCGGACCGCCACGGAGGTCGTCCGCGCCGTCGACCTCACGACCGGGGGAGCCGGATGA
- a CDS encoding glutamine synthetase family protein: protein MSQTEEDLTPLTFVATSDLSAITKGRSMPSALLEPGVTTGWVPANFGIGASGHIADQIPFGSTGDLRLRPDHDSAHVITGVPGRPDTRLILADIVHTDGEPWACCPRTFLRDAVERLESEFGLTVQSAFEHEFMDLDITDDHHPFSWRNFRNAEPIGSQLVTAMERSGLEPETWLPEYGQHQFEVTVSRTDAVASADRAILVRDLVRDVFSAAGHRTSFSPVVVPGGSGNGVHVHFGLSDAEGTNVMFDASRPGRLTELGGRFATGVLRHAPALAAIFAPLTVSYLRLRPHQWSSAGVFLGLHNREALLRLCPTVEIDGQDPEPQLHLEFRGGDIGANPWLLLGALLHAGMEGLRTDAEPAELQVGEVDPSSRGDVAELPRTLAEALDALEQDEVVRGWFAPELVTTYLRIKRIELEEVSKLSETEQCEWYARAY, encoded by the coding sequence GTGAGCCAGACCGAAGAGGACCTGACCCCCCTGACCTTCGTCGCGACCAGCGACCTGTCGGCGATCACCAAGGGCCGGTCGATGCCGAGCGCGCTGCTCGAGCCGGGGGTGACAACCGGCTGGGTGCCGGCCAACTTCGGCATCGGCGCCAGCGGCCACATCGCCGACCAGATCCCGTTCGGGTCGACCGGTGACCTGCGGCTGCGCCCGGACCACGACTCCGCGCACGTCATCACCGGCGTCCCCGGCCGTCCGGACACCCGGCTGATCCTGGCCGACATCGTGCACACCGACGGCGAGCCGTGGGCCTGCTGCCCGCGCACCTTCCTGCGGGACGCGGTCGAGCGGCTCGAGAGCGAGTTCGGGCTCACGGTGCAGTCGGCGTTCGAGCACGAGTTCATGGACCTCGACATCACCGACGACCACCACCCGTTCTCCTGGCGCAACTTCCGCAACGCCGAGCCGATCGGCTCCCAGCTCGTCACCGCCATGGAGCGCAGCGGGCTGGAGCCGGAGACCTGGCTGCCGGAGTACGGCCAGCACCAGTTCGAGGTCACCGTCTCCCGCACCGACGCCGTCGCCTCGGCCGACCGGGCGATCCTCGTCCGCGACCTCGTGCGTGACGTCTTCTCCGCCGCCGGCCACCGGACCAGCTTCTCCCCCGTCGTCGTCCCCGGCGGCTCCGGCAACGGCGTGCACGTCCACTTCGGGCTGAGCGACGCCGAGGGCACCAACGTCATGTTCGACGCCTCCCGCCCGGGCCGGCTCACCGAGCTCGGCGGCCGGTTCGCGACCGGGGTCCTGCGGCACGCCCCCGCCCTCGCCGCGATCTTCGCCCCGCTCACCGTCTCCTACCTGCGCCTGCGGCCGCACCAGTGGTCCAGCGCCGGCGTCTTCCTCGGCCTGCACAACCGCGAGGCGCTGCTGCGGCTGTGCCCCACCGTCGAGATCGACGGGCAGGACCCGGAGCCGCAGCTGCACCTGGAGTTCCGCGGCGGCGACATCGGCGCCAACCCGTGGCTGCTGCTCGGTGCCCTGCTGCACGCCGGGATGGAGGGCCTGCGCACCGACGCCGAGCCGGCCGAGCTGCAGGTCGGCGAGGTCGACCCGAGCAGCCGCGGCGACGTCGCCGAGCTGCCCCGCACCCTCGCGGAGGCGCTGGACGCGCTCGAGCAGGACGAGGTGGTCCGGGGCTGGTTCGCGCCCGAACTGGTCACGACATACCTGCGCATCAAGCGGATCGAGCTGGAGGAAGTGAGCAAGCTGAGCGAGACCGAGCAGTGTGAGTGGTATGCCCGTGCCTACTGA
- a CDS encoding aspartate aminotransferase family protein, whose protein sequence is MTPAAGTGRATPGRSDEQWYAADGQVVAGVEKLRFFPQVTAAGRGSILTTPEGRELLDLSASWTATGLGHAHPAVVQAVTDAVSTQATGSILSGSHPEAVLLAEELLGLVATTGTERRVYLGHAGTDANDVALRAVRHATGRPGILAFERGYHGGLGGSMAVSGLHVAAGAVPDPHLRLVPYPDPYRPWTGDPATLLEQTLARVEEHLAGGDVAAVFVEPIQSDGGVIVPPDGFLAGLREATARHGALLVIDEVKVGLGRTGHFLAHHAEGVLPDLVTLGKVLGSGLPLSAVVGPAAALDEPSASALMTTIGNPVSCAAGRAVLRLLRDGSLAKAAQVRGAQLRAGLEAYAASDRPGAAHVGDVRGRGLALGVELVDPGTREPATGLTARAVYALWRLGGIAYPVRDNVIEITPALTISEAEVDHAVELLSGAIDAAVSGEVSEEDVAPFSGW, encoded by the coding sequence ATGACACCCGCAGCAGGGACGGGCCGGGCTACCCCCGGACGCTCCGACGAACAGTGGTATGCCGCCGACGGCCAGGTCGTCGCCGGCGTGGAGAAGCTGCGCTTCTTCCCTCAGGTGACGGCGGCCGGTCGCGGCAGCATCCTGACGACCCCCGAGGGCCGCGAGCTGCTCGACCTCAGCGCCAGCTGGACCGCGACGGGACTCGGCCACGCGCACCCGGCCGTGGTGCAGGCGGTCACCGACGCCGTGTCCACCCAGGCGACCGGGTCGATCCTGTCCGGCAGCCACCCCGAGGCGGTCCTGCTCGCCGAGGAGCTGCTCGGGCTCGTCGCGACCACCGGCACGGAGCGCCGCGTCTACCTGGGCCACGCCGGCACCGACGCCAACGACGTCGCGCTCCGCGCCGTCCGGCACGCCACCGGGAGGCCGGGGATCCTCGCCTTCGAGCGCGGCTACCACGGCGGGCTCGGCGGCTCGATGGCCGTCTCCGGGCTGCACGTCGCGGCCGGCGCGGTGCCGGACCCCCACCTGCGGCTGGTCCCCTACCCCGACCCCTACCGGCCGTGGACCGGCGACCCCGCCACCCTGCTCGAGCAGACCCTCGCCCGCGTCGAGGAGCACCTGGCCGGCGGAGACGTCGCGGCGGTCTTCGTCGAGCCGATCCAGTCCGACGGCGGCGTGATCGTCCCGCCGGACGGCTTCCTCGCCGGACTGCGAGAGGCGACCGCACGGCACGGCGCCCTGCTGGTGATCGACGAGGTCAAGGTCGGGCTCGGCCGGACCGGCCACTTCCTGGCGCACCACGCCGAGGGCGTCCTGCCCGACCTGGTCACCCTGGGGAAGGTCCTCGGCTCGGGGCTCCCGCTGTCCGCCGTCGTCGGCCCTGCCGCCGCGCTGGACGAGCCGAGCGCGTCGGCGCTGATGACGACCATCGGCAACCCGGTCTCCTGCGCCGCCGGCCGCGCCGTGCTGCGCCTGCTCCGCGACGGCTCCCTCGCCAAGGCGGCCCAGGTGCGCGGAGCGCAGCTGCGGGCGGGGCTGGAGGCGTATGCCGCTTCCGACCGGCCGGGCGCTGCGCACGTCGGCGACGTGCGGGGCCGCGGGCTGGCCCTCGGCGTCGAGCTGGTCGACCCCGGCACCCGCGAGCCGGCCACCGGGCTGACCGCCCGGGCGGTCTACGCCCTCTGGCGGCTCGGCGGCATCGCCTACCCGGTGCGCGACAACGTCATCGAGATCACGCCGGCCCTGACGATCAGCGAGGCGGAGGTCGACCACGCGGTCGAGCTGTTGTCCGGAGCCATCGACGCCGCAGTGAGCGGTGAGGTGAGCGAGGAGGACGTCGCGCCGTTCAGCGGCTGGTAG
- a CDS encoding CaiB/BaiF CoA transferase family protein, which translates to MSSAQAAVAGPLDGVTVLEVSSVVMAPFAGRILAQLGARVIKMEPPGGDLLRSAAVPPGQTMSGTVLILNEGKKSIEVDARTEEGRATLRRLIALADVVLTNLLPSRRERFGLDWESVSAVNPAAILCTAQGYGSESDLADRPAYDDTIQAASGLCDVNRLSLGYPAYAPYIMADKVSGMAMVYSLLAALFRRGVDGRGQWVDVPMLDVLADFNAVEQLNDFAFHPPAGPAGWHRTIDPRRRPHECTDGWVCVLPYTDRDWAAFVELVDRPELAADERCATSAARTQNVGLVQDLIADYCRGRSVAEVLAACESRRIPCQEVATLESLTSSPYLRGRGSMTLQQHPTEGAYWSPSPGIRFSGTPGEQVSPTPGLDEHREEIETMLRTENEHG; encoded by the coding sequence GTGAGTAGCGCGCAAGCAGCAGTGGCCGGGCCGCTGGACGGTGTCACGGTGCTGGAGGTCTCCAGCGTCGTGATGGCGCCGTTCGCCGGCCGCATCCTGGCCCAGCTGGGGGCGAGGGTGATCAAGATGGAGCCGCCCGGCGGGGATCTGCTGCGCAGCGCGGCGGTGCCTCCTGGTCAGACGATGAGCGGCACCGTGCTCATCCTCAACGAGGGCAAGAAGAGCATCGAGGTGGACGCCCGCACCGAGGAGGGTCGGGCCACTCTGCGTCGCCTTATCGCGCTCGCGGACGTGGTGCTGACGAACCTGCTGCCGTCCCGGCGCGAACGCTTCGGCCTGGACTGGGAGTCGGTGTCTGCCGTGAATCCTGCGGCCATCCTCTGCACCGCCCAGGGCTACGGCTCGGAGTCCGACCTCGCCGACCGTCCCGCCTACGACGACACCATCCAGGCCGCCTCTGGGCTGTGCGACGTCAACCGGCTCTCGCTGGGGTATCCGGCCTATGCGCCGTACATCATGGCGGACAAGGTCTCCGGTATGGCGATGGTCTACTCCCTCCTCGCTGCGCTCTTCCGTCGTGGTGTCGACGGGCGTGGCCAGTGGGTGGACGTGCCGATGCTCGACGTCCTGGCCGACTTCAACGCCGTCGAGCAGCTCAACGACTTCGCCTTCCACCCACCCGCCGGTCCCGCCGGGTGGCACCGCACCATCGACCCCCGCCGGCGACCGCACGAGTGCACGGATGGCTGGGTGTGCGTCCTGCCCTACACCGACCGCGACTGGGCGGCCTTCGTCGAGCTCGTCGACCGGCCCGAGCTCGCCGCGGACGAGCGCTGTGCCACGTCGGCCGCGCGCACCCAGAACGTCGGCCTCGTCCAGGACCTGATTGCTGACTACTGCCGGGGTAGGTCGGTGGCTGAGGTCCTGGCCGCCTGCGAGTCACGGCGGATCCCGTGCCAGGAGGTCGCCACGCTGGAAAGTCTGACGTCGAGCCCGTACCTGCGCGGGCGCGGCTCGATGACGCTGCAGCAGCATCCGACCGAGGGCGCCTACTGGTCGCCGAGCCCGGGCATCCGCTTCTCGGGCACCCCTGGTGAACAGGTTTCCCCGACTCCCGGACTGGACGAGCACCGCGAAGAGATCGAGACGATGTTGAGAACGGAGAACGAGCATGGCTGA
- a CDS encoding M20 metallopeptidase family protein translates to MTASFAQDTALDSLRQRWLEAVAAELPAALELRREVHRDPRLSGAEEPTAQAVERALGIPLERVAETGRIGRVGPATGPSVLLRAELDALPVREATGAAYASTTGSMHACGHDVHLAALVAVVRAARALPLPLGLVPLLQPREETYPSGAQNVVRSRALSRYAVSAAVGAHVHPTVPPGTVATGAGVVNAAADEIEIVLRGRGGHGAYPHHASDPVAAIAHIVLGLPELMRRTVSPMQPSTLSVGHLQAGERSANVLPGEARLLATLRTTTHADRQQFQEQVRHFVARQADSYGLEGEVVVTAGEPMLSNDPLLVGHMDAWLERCGIEPTEPMRSLGADDFSFFGEVVPSVMAFVGVQVDGHAQPPPLHHPEFLPTDDAVERVATAFVCGYLAAVERQEG, encoded by the coding sequence ATGACGGCCTCTTTCGCCCAGGACACTGCGCTGGACAGCCTGCGCCAGCGCTGGCTCGAGGCGGTCGCCGCGGAGCTCCCGGCCGCGCTCGAGCTGCGCCGCGAGGTGCACCGCGACCCCCGCCTGTCCGGTGCGGAGGAGCCGACGGCGCAGGCGGTCGAGCGGGCCCTCGGCATACCTCTGGAGCGAGTCGCGGAGACCGGCCGGATCGGTCGCGTCGGCCCGGCCACCGGGCCGTCCGTCCTGCTGCGGGCCGAGTTGGACGCGCTGCCCGTGCGCGAGGCGACGGGCGCGGCCTACGCCTCGACGACCGGCTCCATGCACGCCTGCGGGCACGACGTGCACCTGGCGGCCCTGGTCGCGGTGGTCCGCGCCGCCCGTGCGCTGCCGCTGCCGCTGGGCCTGGTGCCGCTGCTGCAGCCGCGCGAGGAGACCTACCCCTCCGGGGCGCAGAACGTCGTGCGCTCGCGGGCCCTGTCGCGGTATGCCGTGTCCGCCGCCGTCGGCGCGCACGTGCACCCGACCGTCCCGCCGGGGACCGTCGCCACCGGCGCCGGGGTGGTCAACGCGGCCGCGGACGAGATCGAGATCGTGCTGCGGGGCCGCGGCGGGCACGGGGCCTACCCGCACCACGCCAGCGACCCGGTCGCCGCGATCGCCCACATCGTGCTCGGCCTGCCCGAGCTGATGCGCCGCACGGTCTCCCCGATGCAACCCAGCACCCTGTCTGTCGGCCACCTGCAGGCCGGCGAGCGCAGCGCCAACGTGCTGCCCGGCGAGGCGCGGCTGCTGGCGACGCTGCGCACGACCACGCACGCCGACCGGCAGCAGTTCCAGGAGCAGGTGCGCCACTTCGTCGCCCGGCAGGCGGACTCCTACGGCCTGGAGGGCGAGGTGGTGGTCACGGCCGGGGAGCCGATGCTGTCCAACGACCCGCTGCTCGTGGGGCATATGGACGCCTGGCTGGAGCGGTGCGGCATCGAGCCGACCGAGCCGATGCGCTCCCTCGGCGCCGACGACTTCTCCTTCTTCGGCGAGGTCGTGCCGTCGGTGATGGCGTTCGTCGGCGTGCAGGTCGACGGCCACGCGCAGCCGCCGCCGCTGCACCACCCGGAGTTCCTGCCCACCGACGACGCGGTGGAGCGGGTCGCGACGGCGTTCGTCTGCGGCTACCTGGCCGCGGTGGAGAGGCAGGAGGGCTGA
- a CDS encoding amidohydrolase family protein: MPVPTENGWLADLHLVDHHCHGVIEGPVDRATFEDLITESDVPAPDGATFFDTQLGFAIRRDCAPVLDLPSFASPEDYLARRAELGGEATRRLLRASGIGDYVIETGFKADQILTPAQMGAAAGAGYAEVVRLERLAEQVAEEVGPEDFLAAFRDRLDAELRTAVGVKSIAAYRVGFDIDPSRPTDDAVARAVGDWQAARQPGQPLRLSDPVLVRLGWWEAIDRAVPIQFHVGYGDPDVDLHRCNPLLLTDLLRLARGSGASILLLHCYPFHREAGYLAHVFEHVYCDVGLAVTYTGAQSAQVIAESLELTPFFKAMFSSDAFGAAELYYLGAELFRRGLQRAFTTWAGPQGWPEEEQQRVASLVAGENARRVYRLDQAPTTTFGRPGARFSR; this comes from the coding sequence ATGCCCGTGCCTACTGAGAACGGCTGGCTCGCCGACCTGCACCTCGTCGACCACCACTGCCACGGCGTCATCGAGGGGCCGGTGGACCGGGCCACCTTCGAGGACCTCATCACCGAGTCCGACGTGCCGGCGCCGGACGGGGCGACCTTCTTCGACACCCAGCTCGGCTTCGCGATCCGCCGCGACTGCGCGCCGGTCCTCGACCTGCCCTCCTTCGCCTCCCCCGAGGACTACCTGGCGCGGCGGGCCGAGCTGGGTGGCGAGGCCACCCGCCGCCTCCTGCGGGCCAGCGGGATCGGCGACTACGTCATCGAGACCGGCTTCAAGGCCGACCAGATCCTCACGCCCGCCCAGATGGGCGCGGCCGCGGGCGCAGGGTATGCCGAGGTGGTCCGCCTCGAGCGGCTCGCCGAGCAGGTGGCCGAAGAGGTCGGCCCGGAGGACTTCCTCGCCGCCTTCCGCGACCGCCTGGACGCCGAGCTGCGCACGGCGGTGGGGGTCAAGAGCATCGCGGCCTACCGGGTCGGCTTCGACATCGACCCATCCCGGCCGACCGACGACGCGGTGGCGCGCGCGGTCGGCGACTGGCAGGCCGCGCGCCAGCCCGGGCAGCCGCTGCGGCTGAGCGACCCGGTGCTGGTGCGGCTGGGCTGGTGGGAGGCGATCGACCGGGCGGTGCCGATCCAGTTCCACGTCGGCTACGGCGACCCGGACGTCGACCTGCATCGCTGCAACCCGCTGCTGCTCACCGACCTGCTCCGTCTGGCCCGCGGCAGCGGCGCGAGCATCCTGCTGCTGCACTGCTACCCCTTCCACCGCGAGGCCGGCTACCTCGCCCACGTCTTCGAGCACGTCTACTGCGACGTCGGGCTGGCCGTCACCTACACCGGCGCGCAGTCCGCCCAGGTCATCGCCGAGTCGCTGGAGCTCACGCCCTTCTTCAAGGCGATGTTCTCCTCCGACGCCTTCGGTGCAGCCGAGCTCTACTACCTCGGCGCCGAGCTGTTCCGCCGCGGCCTGCAGCGCGCCTTCACCACATGGGCCGGGCCTCAGGGCTGGCCCGAGGAGGAGCAGCAAAGGGTGGCCAGCCTCGTCGCCGGCGAGAACGCCCGCCGCGTCTACCGGCTCGACCAAGCCCCGACCACGACCTTCGGGCGACCGGGCGCACGGTTCTCACGATGA
- a CDS encoding cupin domain-containing protein, which translates to MAEFVMWEQLEEYSPPAHVGTTNRRILDGATSQETLSMVRGQLQPGGCAEAHFHRVSTQVTHVITGRCRVEVDGQVRELGPGDTVFIPVGQVHVVTVLGETDLQLVNVYHPPLQTSDILTP; encoded by the coding sequence ATGGCTGAGTTCGTGATGTGGGAGCAGCTGGAGGAGTACTCGCCCCCGGCCCACGTGGGAACGACCAACCGCAGGATTCTGGACGGAGCCACCTCCCAGGAGACCTTGTCCATGGTCCGCGGCCAGCTGCAACCGGGCGGCTGCGCAGAGGCACACTTTCACCGCGTCAGCACCCAGGTGACGCACGTCATCACCGGCCGCTGCCGCGTCGAGGTGGACGGCCAGGTGCGGGAGCTGGGGCCGGGCGACACCGTCTTCATCCCCGTGGGGCAGGTTCATGTGGTCACCGTGCTGGGGGAGACTGACCTGCAGCTCGTCAACGTGTACCACCCCCCGTTGCAGACGAGCGACATCCTGACCCCCTGA